In a genomic window of Coriobacteriia bacterium:
- a CDS encoding histidine kinase N-terminal 7TM domain-containing protein: protein MSSDVAYAVVFVAATAVSLAVGVAAWRRRPAPGSLGLALLSLAHAMWSGTLALQWILTDHTPSLAWLAVRNVGLFLSPIAILILVLSYTGRDAWLTARTLVAVSVVPIGCWLVMVTEPWHGLYLGGIEPAMKFSSTTPVALFQVAYSYGLMLFAVGLLVIHLLRRPPHRAQAAVLLLALLLPIVHFALQFAGVDLLPRVNSVPFSFTVSGALMLFALTRLGLFRLVPIARDQVIEQLPIGVVVYDADRRIIDANPAAMRMTGASGVIMGKTSDEAFPRQLETILRIREGLLTADTATALAEFAPGLWVEATASVLHDRSGERIAILVMLRDVTAQRAAERMQRDFVANVAHELQTPLTGLSLLARTIPRAMREDPSAVDGFVERLGSEVDRLVHLTGELMTLSRAETLPADESIEPADVGEVVAAKIEDIRGVARAKGLSLEAHVPGGLRVACDEFDLAVVVGNLIQNAVRYTGAGGHVVLSAERAAGSDGAPWVEIRVTDDGIGIPAEDQQRVFERFYRVDRARSRSTGGTGLGLAIVKVIVESHGGSVALVSTPGEGSTFTVRLHAA from the coding sequence GTGAGTTCGGATGTCGCGTACGCGGTGGTGTTCGTCGCTGCCACGGCTGTCTCGCTGGCTGTCGGGGTGGCGGCGTGGCGACGCCGTCCGGCGCCTGGGTCGCTCGGCCTTGCGCTCCTCAGTCTCGCACACGCGATGTGGTCCGGGACGCTCGCGCTTCAGTGGATCTTGACCGACCACACACCCTCGCTGGCTTGGCTCGCGGTTCGCAACGTCGGGCTGTTTCTCTCGCCCATCGCGATCTTGATTCTGGTGCTGAGCTACACAGGCAGAGATGCCTGGCTCACCGCGCGAACGCTCGTCGCGGTGTCCGTCGTACCCATCGGGTGTTGGCTGGTGATGGTGACCGAGCCGTGGCATGGACTGTATCTCGGCGGTATCGAGCCGGCGATGAAGTTCAGCTCGACCACGCCCGTCGCACTGTTCCAGGTTGCCTACTCATACGGATTGATGCTGTTCGCAGTGGGGCTGCTCGTGATCCACCTGCTCCGGCGGCCTCCGCATCGGGCGCAGGCGGCCGTGCTCCTGCTCGCGTTGCTGCTGCCAATCGTGCACTTCGCCCTCCAGTTCGCCGGTGTCGACTTGCTTCCGCGTGTGAACTCCGTGCCGTTCTCGTTCACGGTGTCAGGGGCGCTGATGCTGTTCGCGCTGACGCGCCTGGGCCTGTTCCGGCTGGTTCCGATCGCGCGGGACCAGGTGATCGAGCAGCTGCCTATAGGAGTGGTCGTCTACGATGCGGACCGGCGCATCATCGATGCGAACCCTGCCGCGATGCGCATGACCGGTGCCTCAGGGGTGATCATGGGCAAGACCTCGGACGAGGCCTTCCCGCGCCAGCTCGAGACGATACTCAGAATCCGCGAGGGGCTGCTCACTGCGGACACAGCGACAGCGCTCGCTGAGTTCGCTCCCGGGCTGTGGGTCGAGGCCACGGCTTCAGTGCTCCACGACCGCTCGGGCGAGCGCATCGCAATACTCGTCATGCTCAGGGACGTCACCGCCCAGCGCGCCGCCGAGCGCATGCAGCGAGACTTCGTCGCCAATGTCGCTCACGAGCTTCAGACCCCTCTCACCGGGCTGTCGCTGCTTGCCCGGACGATTCCTCGTGCGATGCGCGAGGACCCAAGCGCGGTGGACGGGTTCGTCGAGCGCCTCGGCTCCGAGGTCGATCGGCTTGTGCACCTCACTGGCGAGCTGATGACGCTCTCGCGGGCCGAGACGTTGCCTGCCGACGAGTCGATCGAGCCCGCAGATGTGGGCGAGGTCGTCGCCGCGAAGATCGAGGACATCAGGGGCGTGGCAAGGGCGAAGGGGTTGTCCCTCGAGGCACACGTGCCCGGCGGCTTGCGCGTCGCGTGCGACGAGTTCGATCTGGCTGTGGTCGTGGGCAACCTGATTCAGAACGCGGTGCGCTATACCGGTGCCGGGGGCCACGTCGTGCTGAGCGCCGAACGAGCGGCCGGTTCGGACGGCGCGCCGTGGGTCGAGATTCGTGTCACCGACGACGGAATCGGTATCCCCGCGGAGGATCAGCAGCGGGTCTTCGAGCGCTTCTACCGGGTGGACAGGGCCCGTTCGCGAAGTACAGGTGGCACGGGGCTGGGGCTCGCTATCGTCAAGGTGATCGTCGAGAGCCACGGGGGTTCTGTGGCGCTTGTCAGCACGCCGGGCGAGGGGTCGACGTTCACGGTGCGGCTCCACGCGGCTTGA
- a CDS encoding helix-turn-helix transcriptional regulator, giving the protein MVKPTKVTNSIRALRFANGEMTQAELADKVGMTRQTIIAIEQGRYSPSLEVAFRIARVFGVPLDDVFQYPGEES; this is encoded by the coding sequence ATGGTCAAGCCGACGAAGGTGACCAACAGCATCCGGGCGCTCCGGTTCGCCAACGGCGAGATGACGCAGGCGGAGTTGGCCGACAAGGTCGGTATGACGCGCCAGACGATCATCGCCATCGAGCAAGGGCGCTACTCGCCCTCTCTTGAGGTGGCATTCAGGATCGCCCGGGTGTTCGGAGTACCGCTCGACGACGTGTTTCAGTATCCGGGGGAGGAATCATGA
- a CDS encoding response regulator transcription factor, which translates to MDAKRLLLIEDDPTIAELLAYNLRQAGYEVRLESDGRNGLLSALSGEVDLVLVDLMLPELDGMTVSCEISRVKPDVPIIVVTARTEREIMLEGFNSGADDFVTKPFDLDELLARIAARLRRSDTSSGRIEGAVSVVGMRLDPDSHVLATTAGEVFLKPKEYGLLELLVSQPGHLFRREEITRRVWHQGYSSASRTLDVHVRHVRAKLEQVRAPVTIQNVRGVGYRLDSEAGS; encoded by the coding sequence GTGGACGCCAAGCGACTTCTGCTAATCGAAGACGATCCGACTATTGCCGAGCTGCTCGCATACAACCTTCGACAGGCGGGCTACGAGGTTCGGCTCGAATCGGACGGGCGCAACGGCCTGCTGTCCGCGTTGAGCGGAGAGGTGGACCTGGTGCTCGTCGACCTCATGCTTCCGGAACTCGACGGAATGACCGTCAGCTGCGAGATATCCCGGGTCAAGCCCGACGTGCCGATCATCGTCGTCACGGCCCGGACTGAGCGCGAGATCATGCTCGAGGGTTTCAACAGCGGCGCGGACGACTTCGTCACCAAGCCCTTCGACCTTGACGAGCTCTTGGCGCGCATCGCTGCGCGCCTGCGCAGATCCGACACCTCTTCGGGCCGCATAGAGGGTGCAGTGAGCGTTGTCGGGATGCGCCTGGACCCCGATTCGCACGTGCTCGCCACTACAGCAGGCGAGGTCTTCCTCAAGCCCAAGGAGTATGGACTGCTCGAGCTTCTTGTGTCACAGCCGGGACACCTGTTTCGCCGCGAGGAGATCACGCGGAGGGTGTGGCATCAGGGGTACTCGTCAGCCTCGCGCACGCTCGACGTCCACGTACGGCACGTGAGAGCGAAGCTCGAACAGGTCCGCGCGCCTGTCACGATCCAGAACGTGCGCGGCGTGGGTTACCGGCTCGACTCGGAGGCAGGTTCGTGA